The Novipirellula artificiosorum genome contains a region encoding:
- a CDS encoding 3-keto-disaccharide hydrolase has translation MFKRVCLSLSVVAGLCASSVVNAEEYLNGIEWKTPPVVTPGENNSDPPSDAVILFDGSDLAEWNNGENWKVEEGCAVTGKGVITSKAKFGDCQLHIEWSAPNPPKGTGQGRGNSGVFLMGRYEIQVLDSYEDETYRDGQAGAIYKQTPPSANAMRPPGEWNTYDIFWTVPKFDDDGNLESPAYITAMHNGVLILNHFALQGDTPYNRPPKYTAHEPVGPIGLQDHGNPVRFRNIWVREFKPAEGEQVRDPYIRNGDKETPIK, from the coding sequence ATGTTCAAACGTGTTTGTTTGTCCCTATCCGTCGTTGCTGGTCTCTGTGCTTCGAGCGTCGTGAACGCCGAGGAATATTTGAACGGCATTGAATGGAAAACTCCGCCCGTTGTCACTCCTGGTGAAAACAATTCGGATCCGCCGTCGGATGCCGTGATCCTGTTTGACGGTTCGGACTTAGCCGAGTGGAACAACGGAGAGAACTGGAAGGTCGAAGAGGGATGTGCTGTGACGGGAAAAGGCGTGATTACCAGCAAGGCGAAGTTTGGTGATTGCCAATTGCACATTGAATGGTCCGCTCCGAACCCACCCAAGGGCACGGGACAGGGACGCGGCAACAGCGGTGTCTTTTTGATGGGCCGTTACGAGATCCAAGTGCTCGACTCGTACGAAGACGAGACGTATCGGGACGGTCAAGCCGGGGCGATCTACAAGCAAACGCCTCCGAGTGCGAACGCAATGCGACCACCGGGCGAGTGGAACACTTACGACATTTTTTGGACGGTTCCTAAGTTCGACGATGACGGAAACCTTGAATCGCCTGCATACATTACGGCAATGCATAACGGTGTCTTGATCTTGAACCATTTTGCTTTGCAGGGTGATACGCCTTACAATCGGCCTCCCAAGTACACCGCGCACGAACCGGTTGGCCCGATCGGTCTTCAAGATCATGGCAACCCCGTTCGTTTCCGCAATATTTGGGTGCGTGAATTCAAGCCTGCCGAAGGTGAACAAGTACGCGATCCCTACATCCGAAACGGCGACAAGGAAACTCCGATCAAATAG
- a CDS encoding alpha/beta hydrolase: MNRFLFLALCLLSGYGLAIAQEAAFSSTAYQTERDILYRSGDDLTDYMTERCRLDLYYPRTVKVFPTIVWFHGGGLTGGNRSIPKELTDQGVAVVAVNYRLSPKVQSPAYVQDAAAAVAWTFNHIDQYGGSKDRIFVSGHSAGGYLTSMLGLDKRWLAAHDIDANQIAGLVPFSGHTITHFTVRKERGIGGTQPVVDEMAPLFHVRDDAPPLLLITGDRDMEMLGRYEENAYLWRMMKEAGHEHTELYELEGFDHGGMDGPAYALLLRFVQSISKRR; encoded by the coding sequence ATGAACCGTTTTCTCTTTTTGGCACTCTGCTTGTTGAGCGGGTATGGTTTGGCGATCGCTCAAGAAGCCGCCTTCTCTTCAACCGCGTATCAGACCGAGCGGGATATCCTGTATCGAAGCGGCGATGATTTGACGGACTACATGACCGAGCGGTGCCGGTTGGATCTTTACTATCCGCGAACCGTCAAGGTTTTCCCAACGATCGTCTGGTTCCATGGCGGCGGTTTAACAGGCGGAAACCGCTCCATCCCAAAAGAGCTGACCGATCAAGGCGTGGCGGTGGTTGCCGTCAACTACCGGCTCAGCCCCAAGGTGCAATCACCCGCTTACGTGCAAGATGCTGCGGCAGCGGTTGCTTGGACGTTCAACCATATCGACCAGTATGGTGGTTCCAAGGATCGCATCTTTGTCAGTGGTCACTCAGCGGGCGGCTACCTCACCAGCATGCTGGGTTTGGACAAACGATGGTTGGCCGCTCATGACATCGATGCAAACCAGATCGCAGGATTGGTTCCCTTCAGCGGCCACACCATCACGCATTTCACGGTGCGCAAAGAGCGTGGCATCGGTGGGACCCAGCCGGTCGTCGATGAAATGGCTCCGCTCTTCCACGTTCGTGATGACGCCCCTCCGCTGCTGCTGATTACGGGGGATCGTGACATGGAAATGCTCGGACGCTACGAAGAGAACGCCTACTTGTGGCGAATGATGAAAGAAGCCGGGCACGAGCACACCGAGCTATACGAACTTGAGGGGTTTGACCACGGCGGCATGGATGGCCCCGCCTACGCACTCTTGTTGCGCTTTGTTCAATCGATCAGCAAACGACGCTAA
- a CDS encoding beta-L-arabinofuranosidase domain-containing protein yields the protein MIHRLLLALLAVLAVLSTPQFGVAETPSVTFVTRPSIDQINQHYVSNRVPLVPSSLIGLPVGSVEPDGWLRVYLEKQRDGLTGNLGRISAWLQKDDNAWLSKDGKGKWGWEELPYWLKGYGEIAYRLDDPEMIAETKIWIEGALNSQRPNGDFGPDHRMNDGSRDYWANMIMLYCLQSYYEYAHDERVLDLMAKYFHYQGSVADEAMLTGYWQHMRGGDNLYSIYWLYNRTGDKSLLEVAEKMHRNTADWRMNDTLPNWHNVNVAQAFGEPATYYLQTHDPQDLQAAYNNFHEIRRRYGQVPGGMFGGDENCREGFDDPRQCVETCGMVEQMLSDELLTQITGDTFWADNCEDVAFNTYPAAVMPDFRSLRYLTGPNMVISDQQNHHPGIDNGGPFMMMNPFSSRCCQHNHSHGWPYYARNLWAATPDNGVCASMYCESKVNVKVGDGTEVTLSEQTHYPFDEQIQITVNTPKRVTFPLYMRIPAWCNDAQLSINGERINAKLSGAGYAKIDRTWNDGDKVTLRLPMQIRVRNWKQNHDSVSVDFGPLTFSLRIDEQYVKFESTSTAIGDSKWQDGVDTAAWPSWEIHPQSPWNYGLVLNADDPKRSFELLRGEWPADDFPFTLDSVPWSMRVKAKRIPQWTVDRHGLCAELQDSPVSSHQPIETVTLVPMGAARLRISAFPVIGEGERAHKWTAPAIPQPPLYDASASHVHGSDSADAMCDSLEPKRSGDQATERMTWWDHRGSEEWAQYDFAGPREVSEASVYWFDDTGKGECRVPASWKLLYRDSGEWKSVQLMDRSKYGTQQDQFNVVAFKPVTTDALRLVVKLRDGFSGGVLEWKVR from the coding sequence ATGATCCATCGCCTCCTACTTGCCCTTTTGGCCGTGTTGGCCGTCCTTTCTACGCCACAATTCGGTGTTGCGGAAACCCCCTCGGTCACTTTCGTCACTCGTCCGTCGATTGACCAAATCAACCAGCATTACGTCAGCAATCGTGTTCCCTTGGTGCCCAGTTCACTGATCGGGCTTCCAGTTGGATCCGTCGAACCGGACGGTTGGCTCCGTGTCTATTTGGAAAAGCAACGAGATGGATTGACGGGAAATTTGGGACGAATCAGCGCCTGGCTGCAAAAAGACGATAACGCTTGGTTAAGCAAAGATGGTAAGGGCAAATGGGGCTGGGAAGAGCTACCCTATTGGCTGAAAGGCTACGGCGAAATCGCCTATCGATTGGACGATCCCGAGATGATCGCCGAGACAAAGATTTGGATTGAAGGTGCTCTGAATTCACAACGGCCAAACGGTGACTTCGGTCCCGACCATCGCATGAACGACGGCTCTCGCGATTACTGGGCCAACATGATCATGCTGTACTGCCTGCAATCGTACTATGAATATGCTCATGACGAGCGAGTGCTCGACTTGATGGCCAAATACTTTCACTATCAAGGGTCCGTTGCCGACGAAGCGATGTTGACCGGTTACTGGCAACACATGCGTGGCGGTGACAATCTATACAGCATCTATTGGCTGTACAACCGCACGGGCGACAAGTCGTTGTTGGAGGTGGCCGAGAAGATGCATCGCAACACCGCCGATTGGAGGATGAACGACACGCTTCCGAATTGGCATAACGTCAATGTTGCTCAAGCGTTCGGCGAACCGGCAACCTACTATCTACAGACTCATGACCCGCAAGACTTGCAAGCGGCATACAACAATTTCCACGAAATCCGTCGACGCTATGGGCAAGTCCCCGGAGGCATGTTTGGCGGTGATGAAAATTGTCGCGAGGGTTTCGATGATCCAAGGCAATGTGTGGAAACCTGTGGAATGGTCGAGCAAATGCTCTCGGACGAACTGCTAACACAGATTACGGGTGACACGTTCTGGGCGGACAACTGCGAAGACGTTGCTTTCAACACTTACCCAGCAGCCGTGATGCCCGATTTTCGCTCGTTGCGTTATTTGACCGGCCCCAACATGGTCATCAGCGACCAACAGAACCATCATCCAGGAATCGATAACGGTGGTCCGTTCATGATGATGAACCCGTTTAGTTCGCGATGTTGTCAACACAATCACTCGCACGGGTGGCCGTATTACGCCCGCAACTTATGGGCCGCGACGCCGGACAATGGTGTTTGTGCGTCGATGTACTGTGAAAGTAAAGTGAACGTGAAAGTCGGCGATGGTACCGAAGTCACGTTGAGCGAACAGACGCATTACCCTTTCGATGAACAAATCCAGATTACGGTCAACACGCCCAAGCGAGTGACGTTCCCCTTGTACATGCGGATTCCGGCCTGGTGCAACGATGCGCAGCTCAGCATCAATGGCGAAAGGATCAACGCCAAACTTTCCGGAGCTGGTTACGCAAAGATTGATCGCACTTGGAATGACGGCGACAAGGTCACGCTACGGCTGCCGATGCAGATTCGCGTTCGCAATTGGAAACAAAACCACGACAGCGTCAGCGTCGACTTCGGCCCGTTGACGTTTTCGCTACGGATTGATGAGCAGTACGTCAAGTTCGAAAGTACCTCGACCGCCATCGGCGATTCCAAATGGCAAGACGGTGTCGATACGGCCGCTTGGCCGTCGTGGGAAATCCATCCTCAGTCGCCTTGGAATTACGGATTGGTTTTGAACGCAGACGACCCCAAACGGTCCTTCGAACTTTTGCGTGGGGAATGGCCGGCAGACGATTTTCCGTTCACGCTCGATTCGGTCCCGTGGTCCATGCGGGTGAAAGCCAAGCGGATTCCCCAGTGGACCGTGGACCGGCATGGACTGTGTGCCGAATTGCAGGACAGCCCGGTCTCGTCCCATCAGCCGATCGAGACGGTGACGCTGGTCCCCATGGGGGCAGCCCGACTTCGCATTTCTGCTTTCCCGGTGATTGGCGAAGGGGAACGAGCTCACAAGTGGACGGCGCCGGCAATTCCCCAGCCGCCGCTGTACGATGCCAGTGCATCACACGTCCACGGCAGCGACTCGGCGGATGCGATGTGTGACTCGCTCGAACCGAAGCGTTCTGGGGATCAAGCAACCGAGCGGATGACTTGGTGGGACCACCGCGGCAGCGAAGAGTGGGCGCAATACGATTTCGCAGGTCCGCGTGAGGTGTCGGAGGCGTCGGTTTATTGGTTTGACGATACCGGCAAAGGAGAGTGCCGTGTTCCCGCGTCGTGGAAATTGCTCTACCGCGACTCGGGCGAATGGAAGTCCGTGCAGCTGATGGACCGCTCCAAGTACGGGACCCAGCAGGATCAATTCAATGTTGTCGCGTTCAAACCGGTGACGACGGATGCGCTGCGGTTGGTCGTCAAACTGCGTGACGGCTTCTCGGGCGGCGTGTTGGAGTGGAAGGTTCGCTAA
- a CDS encoding sigma-54-dependent transcriptional regulator, translated as MSKEGRALIVDDEQSMCELVETALQLRGIATESCQSAADAMTKIRDTEFDVVLTDVRMPGTTGLQLCQQIAELRPDVPVIVMTAFGSLDTAVSAIRSGAYDFITKPVEMQVLAIAVERAIEKRKLTGQIRILQSKSSQGFGAGELLGESEPMRRLHDQLLRVAASDASILITGESGTGKELVAGSIHRHSERSKQPFVAVNCTALSETLLESELFGHTRGAFTDARHDRRGLFLEAEGGTLLLDEIGDMPMSMQVKLLRALEENRLRPVGSDREIAFDVRVLAATHRDLEAAVEEGRFRQDLFYRINVIQLHLPPLRSRGADILALANHFIHQFSAKANKPILGIAEPAAEKLLEYSWPGNVRELRNVIERAVALTRYDTVTVDDLPEKICDFRRGSVFIGGDDPTELVSLEEIEARYIDHVLNAVNQNRTQAAQILGVDRKTLYRKLK; from the coding sequence ATGAGTAAGGAAGGACGCGCGCTAATCGTCGATGACGAACAAAGCATGTGTGAATTGGTGGAAACGGCACTGCAATTACGTGGCATCGCAACCGAGTCGTGTCAGTCCGCCGCCGACGCAATGACGAAAATTCGAGATACTGAATTTGATGTGGTGTTGACCGATGTCCGCATGCCTGGCACGACGGGATTGCAGCTGTGCCAACAAATTGCTGAACTTCGTCCCGATGTTCCCGTGATCGTGATGACGGCGTTCGGCAGTTTAGACACTGCGGTTTCAGCGATCCGCAGCGGTGCCTACGACTTCATCACCAAACCGGTCGAGATGCAGGTGCTTGCCATTGCGGTCGAACGAGCCATTGAAAAACGCAAACTGACAGGGCAGATCCGGATCCTGCAATCGAAGTCGTCGCAGGGTTTCGGAGCTGGCGAACTGCTTGGCGAGAGCGAGCCGATGCGACGACTGCATGACCAATTGCTCCGCGTTGCTGCGTCGGACGCGTCGATTTTGATTACCGGCGAAAGTGGAACAGGCAAAGAGTTGGTCGCAGGATCGATTCATCGACACAGCGAGAGGTCAAAGCAACCCTTCGTTGCGGTCAACTGCACCGCCTTGTCGGAAACGCTGCTGGAAAGCGAACTCTTTGGCCATACTCGTGGCGCCTTCACCGATGCGCGCCACGACCGTCGCGGGTTGTTTCTCGAAGCCGAGGGCGGCACCTTGTTGCTCGATGAAATCGGCGACATGCCAATGTCGATGCAGGTCAAATTACTGAGAGCACTCGAAGAGAACCGATTACGGCCTGTCGGCAGCGACCGTGAGATTGCGTTCGATGTCCGCGTGCTCGCAGCGACCCACCGCGATTTGGAAGCGGCAGTTGAAGAAGGGCGTTTTCGCCAGGACCTGTTTTACCGTATCAACGTTATTCAATTGCACTTGCCTCCGCTCCGATCTCGAGGCGCCGATATTTTGGCGTTGGCGAATCACTTTATCCATCAATTTTCGGCGAAGGCGAACAAGCCGATATTGGGGATTGCCGAGCCTGCGGCAGAAAAATTGCTCGAATACTCGTGGCCCGGCAACGTGCGAGAACTGCGAAACGTCATCGAGCGGGCCGTGGCATTGACGCGTTACGATACGGTGACAGTAGATGACCTGCCCGAAAAAATCTGCGACTTTCGTCGCGGATCGGTGTTTATCGGTGGCGACGATCCCACTGAACTGGTGTCACTCGAAGAGATTGAAGCACGCTACATTGATCATGTCTTGAACGCCGTCAACCAAAATCGTACTCAAGCGGCACAGATTCTCGGAGTCGATCGCAAAACGTTGTATCGGAAGCTGAAGTAG
- a CDS encoding sensor histidine kinase: MRLAAKLILLFLVGLLLIVGLFAYLTIRNDRQLALAEHERYASDLAAALKPSLREAIQQRDAQQLQQVISRSTSQVRHMRIRLVEFDSLVTTEPFAENRKPLVPRELIVTTKEVTTVRMPDPTGTHTIYTYVPLVSNAESVDPASGISEGIEISAPDTEADARLHRSLLSSIMALLGVATLSGVVILIGGVAMVGRPLHHLIEKVERVGNGDFGDPIKLKSNDELGGLATAINTMCDQLANQRARLEAETESRIVAVEQLRHSDRLSSVGRLAAGVAHEIGTPLNVISGRAELIAAGQLQQQVIAESAMAIQSEAHRITKTIRELLDFARQSTPDRSAHPLGELIEQTVSLAQPLAAKQKVRIDFVQPDHPLIAEVDASQMQQVLMNLIVNAIHSIEQDGTITISLSHADSNVGYQKIAISDNGSGICEQDKQHIFEPFFTTKDIGQGTGLGLSISHGIVQEHGGRIEVESELGAGSCFTIYLPAPSRPKASETEGDT; this comes from the coding sequence ATGCGACTCGCTGCCAAACTGATTCTGCTGTTTCTTGTCGGACTGCTATTGATTGTCGGGTTGTTCGCCTATCTGACGATCCGCAACGATCGTCAATTGGCACTCGCGGAACACGAACGTTACGCGTCGGATTTAGCCGCGGCGCTCAAGCCATCGCTTCGCGAAGCCATCCAACAACGGGATGCACAACAACTGCAACAGGTGATCTCGCGGTCCACCAGCCAAGTGCGTCATATGCGGATTCGGTTGGTTGAGTTTGATTCGCTGGTGACCACGGAACCGTTTGCTGAAAACCGAAAACCGTTGGTTCCCCGCGAATTAATCGTAACGACCAAAGAGGTCACGACGGTCCGTATGCCTGACCCGACCGGGACGCATACGATCTACACCTACGTGCCGCTTGTCTCCAACGCAGAGTCTGTCGATCCTGCCTCGGGCATTAGTGAGGGGATTGAAATTTCAGCACCCGATACGGAAGCCGACGCCCGCCTGCACCGTTCCTTGCTTTCTTCCATCATGGCACTGCTTGGGGTCGCAACCCTTTCCGGCGTTGTGATCCTGATCGGCGGCGTTGCCATGGTTGGCCGGCCCTTGCATCATTTGATCGAGAAAGTCGAGCGGGTGGGCAACGGGGACTTTGGCGATCCGATCAAGTTGAAGTCAAACGACGAACTCGGCGGTCTTGCCACCGCGATCAATACGATGTGCGATCAATTGGCAAACCAACGTGCTCGCTTGGAAGCGGAAACGGAATCGCGAATCGTCGCGGTCGAACAGTTGCGACATTCCGATCGGTTGAGCAGCGTCGGACGGTTAGCCGCGGGCGTTGCTCACGAGATCGGAACCCCGCTCAATGTCATCAGCGGCCGTGCCGAATTGATCGCAGCCGGCCAACTTCAGCAGCAGGTGATTGCGGAGAGCGCGATGGCCATTCAATCGGAAGCCCATCGGATCACCAAAACCATTCGCGAACTTCTCGATTTTGCACGGCAAAGCACGCCCGATCGATCCGCGCATCCTCTCGGCGAACTGATCGAGCAAACCGTGAGCCTCGCTCAACCATTGGCGGCCAAGCAGAAGGTACGTATCGACTTTGTTCAACCTGACCATCCGCTGATCGCCGAAGTGGATGCCAGCCAGATGCAACAGGTGCTGATGAATCTCATTGTCAATGCGATTCATTCGATCGAGCAGGATGGAACCATCACGATCTCGTTGAGTCACGCGGATTCGAATGTCGGCTACCAGAAGATCGCCATATCGGATAATGGTTCCGGAATTTGTGAACAAGACAAACAGCATATCTTTGAGCCTTTTTTTACGACCAAGGACATCGGACAAGGAACCGGGTTAGGACTTTCCATTTCGCATGGAATCGTTCAGGAGCACGGTGGGAGAATTGAGGTCGAAAGTGAACTGGGTGCCGGAAGTTGTTTTACGATCTATCTGCCGGCTCCATCACGTCCCAAAGCATCGGAAACCGAGGGAGACACTTGA
- a CDS encoding Do family serine endopeptidase, with translation MKNTNLKRRKLATAGLGLAASVGLFAGAAYVSADQTIKDPLANLSPQQAQAIESANSLSSAFRTVANRVLPAVVAIENRPSVAWNAKQNVRPSSDPFSGQNPFKGTPFEDMFGDEMFKGRRFQMPSQRSPGGQPTPSAGIGSGVIIDPSGIILTNNHVVAGGGEVIVRTQDGREFVATNVWTDPKTDVAVVKIDGATDLVAAIMGDSDQVEIGDWVLALGQPFGLESTVTAGIISAKHRGIGITARENFLQTDAAINPGNSGGPLVNLRGEIVGINTAIHSRSGGNEGIGFAVPSNLADWVGDQLVATGTVKRAYLGVGIQPVTQDLAKQLSVKPRGGVVVTNVFPGTPAAEAGLKSGDVIVRFGDEPVSTPQGLQLIVERAAIGSRQTVEVVRDGKKMELTFEAAEQTGDFATQMDAGGGPTESKRMENLGLEIAPVDADVAEQLGVEGVEGVVVTAVADGSPADRAGLSPGMVISQVDRQGVKTVEDFEAAIARNRKKEADGVLLLVRSDQGSRFVVIKS, from the coding sequence ATGAAGAATACGAATCTCAAACGTCGCAAGTTGGCGACCGCTGGCTTGGGCCTTGCCGCCTCGGTTGGACTTTTTGCCGGTGCTGCCTACGTCAGCGCGGACCAAACGATCAAAGATCCGTTGGCAAACCTATCGCCACAACAAGCACAGGCGATCGAATCGGCAAACTCGCTGTCGAGCGCGTTTCGCACGGTTGCCAATCGAGTTCTGCCAGCCGTCGTTGCCATCGAAAACCGGCCTTCGGTCGCATGGAACGCAAAACAAAACGTTCGCCCTTCAAGTGATCCGTTTAGCGGACAAAACCCCTTCAAGGGAACTCCCTTCGAAGACATGTTTGGCGACGAGATGTTCAAGGGACGTCGCTTCCAAATGCCATCCCAGCGGAGCCCCGGAGGCCAACCGACCCCGAGTGCCGGGATTGGGTCCGGCGTGATCATCGATCCCTCCGGGATCATCTTGACCAACAACCACGTGGTTGCTGGCGGCGGCGAAGTGATCGTTCGCACCCAAGACGGTCGTGAGTTTGTTGCCACGAATGTTTGGACGGATCCGAAAACCGATGTTGCGGTGGTCAAGATTGACGGAGCAACGGATCTGGTTGCCGCCATCATGGGCGACAGCGATCAAGTGGAAATCGGTGATTGGGTACTCGCGCTCGGGCAACCGTTTGGACTCGAAAGCACCGTGACCGCTGGGATCATCAGCGCGAAGCATCGCGGCATTGGCATCACGGCACGTGAAAACTTTCTGCAAACCGACGCTGCCATCAACCCAGGCAATAGTGGTGGACCGTTGGTGAACCTGCGTGGTGAAATCGTTGGCATCAATACGGCGATCCATTCACGCAGTGGAGGAAACGAAGGGATCGGGTTTGCGGTCCCCTCAAACTTAGCGGATTGGGTTGGCGATCAATTGGTCGCAACGGGAACCGTCAAACGAGCGTACTTGGGTGTCGGCATCCAGCCCGTCACACAGGATCTGGCGAAACAACTGTCCGTGAAGCCTCGCGGAGGTGTCGTGGTGACCAACGTGTTCCCGGGCACGCCAGCGGCAGAGGCAGGCTTGAAATCTGGCGACGTGATTGTGCGGTTTGGGGACGAACCGGTTTCGACGCCGCAAGGTTTGCAACTGATCGTCGAACGGGCTGCGATCGGCAGCAGGCAAACGGTTGAAGTCGTCCGAGACGGAAAGAAGATGGAATTGACCTTCGAAGCGGCCGAGCAAACCGGTGATTTTGCAACCCAGATGGACGCGGGGGGTGGACCGACCGAAAGCAAAAGGATGGAAAATCTCGGGCTGGAAATCGCGCCCGTCGATGCGGATGTGGCAGAGCAACTTGGTGTGGAAGGGGTCGAAGGCGTGGTCGTGACGGCGGTCGCCGATGGTAGCCCAGCCGACAGAGCGGGGTTATCACCAGGCATGGTGATTTCGCAGGTCGATCGTCAAGGGGTCAAAACCGTTGAGGATTTCGAAGCGGCGATAGCCAGGAATCGTAAGAAGGAAGCGGACGGCGTGCTGCTGCTGGTTCGCAGTGACCAAGGTTCGCGATTCGTCGTGATCAAGTCGTAA